CGCCGGCAGCGGCAAGATCTGGCACTCGCCCAAGACGGGCTCGTGGGTGAAGCTCGACAGAATCTGGTCGTCGAAGGTCTACTACGGCCGCGTCCGGTGACGGACCCCGGGCGCTGACCCCTGGTGAGTGAAGGGTGCGGTGGCGCCGCCGCACCTCTCACGGCCGGGACAGGCCCCCAAGCGCATCACAGCCCTCCGCGACACGCTTCAGAGGAGCTGCACGCCGGCCGAGCCGGCCCGGACGACGGCGGCCGTCCACGGGATCGTGATCCAGACCGTCTTGCCGCCCTCCTCGGTCGGGGTGACCGAGAGACGGCCGCCGGCCTCCGCCGCCAGGACCCGGATGATGACCATGCCGCGGCCGTTGTCCTGCTGGACCGCCGCCGGGAGACGGCGGGGCCAGCGGGGATGGCTGTCGGTCACACCGATGTGCAGCCGTTCCTCCCGCTCCAGCCGGAGGTCGACCGTGAAGGTCGGCGACTGCCCGAAGGTGTGCTGGACGGCGTTGGTGGCCAGCTCCGAGACGATCAGCCGAATGGAGTCCGCGGTCTCCGCGGCTCCGTCGAGCCCCCAATCGCCCAGGACGTCCGCGACGTACCTCCGTGCCGTGGGAACCGAGGCGGGATCGCTCGGCAGAGTGACGGATGCTTCCAGATGGTCTGCCATGGCGACGCTGTCCCTTTCCCACCGGGGACGCCGCCCCGGTTTGCGCTTCGCGTCAGAGTGCCACCGATCGTGCCGCCCCGGGTGGCGTTCCACCACGATATGTGCGCATCTATCGCCCGAAGCGGTGAACTCTGCTGCCCGGAAACGCTCTTGGGCACCCTGGCCGACGGGTCAGACGGCGTCGGGCGCCGTCCGCAGGATCGTCTCCACCGCCCGCGCGACCTCGGCGTCCGTCAGGTCGGCGCGGGCCGTGAGACGCAGCCGCGAGATGCCGTCCGGGACGGACGGCGGCCTGAAGCAGCCGACCGCCAGGCCCTGTTCGCGGCAGTCGGCGGCCCAGCGCAGCGCCGCCTCCGGCGAGGGGGCGCGCACCGACACGACGGCCGCGTCCGGCCGGGCGGCCGTCAGTCCGGCCGCCGTGAGCAGCTCGTACAGGGTGGTGGCGACCGTGCGCGCCCGCCCGGCGAGCTCCGGTTCGGCGGCGATCAGCCGCAGGCTCGCGAGCGCGCCGCCCGCGGCGGCCGGTGCGAGACCGGTGTCGAAGATGAAGGTGCGCGCCGCGTTCACCAGGTGCTCGACGACTCGGGCGGGGCCGAGGACGGCGCCGCCCTGGCTGCCCAGGGACTTGGAGAGGGTGAGGGTCGCGACGACGTCCTCGTCGCCCGCGAGACCGGCCTCGTGCAGGGCGCCCCGGCCGCCGTCGCCGAGGACGCCGAAGCCGTGGGCGTCGTCGACGACGAGACCCGCGCCGTGGGCGCGGCAGGCCTCGGCGAGCTCCGGCAGCGGCGCCTTGTCCCCGTCGACGGAGAAGACGGAGTCGCTGACGACGAGGGCCCGCCGCTCCGGACGCGCCTCAAGGGTCTTGCGTACGGACTCGGGGTCGGTGTGCGGGACCACGGCCGTCTCGGCGCGCGCGAGCCGACAGCCGTCCACGATGGACGCGTGGTTGGAGGCGTCCGAGACGATCAGCGAGTCCCGGCCGCCGAGCGCGGTGAGCACGGCGAGGTTGGCGGTGTAGCCGGAGGAGAAGACGAGGGCCGCCTCGAATCCGCAGAACTCGGCGAGTTCGCGTTCGAGCCGGGTGTGCAGCCGGGTCGTCCCGGTGACGAGCCGCGAGCCGGTGGAGCCGGCGCCCCAGCGCCGGGCCGCCTCGGCCGCCGCCTCGGTGACCGCCGGGCGCCGGGTCAGGCCGAGGTAGTCGTTGCTCGCCAGGTCGAGGAGGTCCGATTCGGCGGCCCTGGGCCGCAGCGTACGGACGAGGCCGGCAGCCGCCCGGCGGCGCGCCTCGGCGTCGGTCCAGTCGAACGCGGTCCGGCGCGGGCCCTCGGCCCGGGCGTCGTCGGCCTGTGGCATGCGGCGATCCTTTTGTAGGCAGCGCACAGACCTTAACCGGAGCGTGCCGAGGTCGGGATGTGGTCATCCACACACCTCGTTCGGCGGCGTTTGTTCGGTTCCTCCTTGGCCCGGGGGTGGGCGGTAGGCAAGGATCAGCGCTTATGGACCTGCTGAACACGCTGGTGGAGAAGGGGCTGCGGCGCGAGCTGCCGACCCGTGAAGAAGCGCTCGCCGTACTGGCGACCTCCGACGACGAGCTGCTCGATGTGGTGGCGGCGGCCGGCAAGGTGCGCCGTCAGTGGTTCGGGCGGCGGGTGAAGCTCAACTACCTCGTCAACCTGAAGTCGGGGCTGTGCCCCGAGGACTGCTCGTACTGTTCGCAGCGACTCGGCTCCAAGGCCGAGATCCTCAAGTACACGTGGCTGAAGCCGGACGAGGCGTCCCAGGCCGCCGCGGCGGGCGTCGCCGGCGGCGCCAAGCGTGTCTGCCTGGTCGCGAGCGGGCGCGGTCCGACGGACCGGGACGTCGAGCGGGTCGGCAGGACCATCGAGGCGATCAAGGAGCAGAACGAGGGCGTCGAGGTGTGCGCCTGCCTCGGTCTGCTCTCCGACGGTCAGGCGGAGCGGCTGCGGGACGCCGGCGCCGAC
Above is a genomic segment from Streptomyces sp. NBC_00094 containing:
- a CDS encoding 8-amino-7-oxononanoate synthase — protein: MPQADDARAEGPRRTAFDWTDAEARRRAAAGLVRTLRPRAAESDLLDLASNDYLGLTRRPAVTEAAAEAARRWGAGSTGSRLVTGTTRLHTRLERELAEFCGFEAALVFSSGYTANLAVLTALGGRDSLIVSDASNHASIVDGCRLARAETAVVPHTDPESVRKTLEARPERRALVVSDSVFSVDGDKAPLPELAEACRAHGAGLVVDDAHGFGVLGDGGRGALHEAGLAGDEDVVATLTLSKSLGSQGGAVLGPARVVEHLVNAARTFIFDTGLAPAAAGGALASLRLIAAEPELAGRARTVATTLYELLTAAGLTAARPDAAVVSVRAPSPEAALRWAADCREQGLAVGCFRPPSVPDGISRLRLTARADLTDAEVARAVETILRTAPDAV
- a CDS encoding ATP-binding protein; its protein translation is MADHLEASVTLPSDPASVPTARRYVADVLGDWGLDGAAETADSIRLIVSELATNAVQHTFGQSPTFTVDLRLEREERLHIGVTDSHPRWPRRLPAAVQQDNGRGMVIIRVLAAEAGGRLSVTPTEEGGKTVWITIPWTAAVVRAGSAGVQLL